From the genome of Glycine soja cultivar W05 chromosome 14, ASM419377v2, whole genome shotgun sequence:
CCGACGACGGCTAAAAAAATCCTAATCAACATTGGTTAACCCTGATCAACAACGGCCAAAACAGACCTTAGTCGATGACAACTAAAAAATAGTCTCAGCTAACTTTGATCAAACAAAAATCTAGTCAACGTTGACTGAAAAATAACCTACCAAAAAAATCATCAGTCAACATCAGCTCAAAAACTCTGGACAATATTGATCAAAAAATAATTCTGAGAAatgttggcaaaaaaaaaaaaactctagttGACATCAACTAAAGAATAATCTCGCCCAAAAAACATCATTAGTTGGCGTTGGTCAAATGAACTTTGGACAACATTGACCAAAAAATAGCCTCGACCAAcatttgctaaaaaaaaatcctaatcgATGTCCTCCAAAAAATAATCTTGATTGAggttagttaaaaaatattatcaatcgATACTAGCTGAGAAAATCTGCATGTCAATCTATCAAAAAATAACCTTAATTAATATTGATCAAAAAACAACCtctcaactaaaaaaattacttttatccTTGACTaagattattttagaaaaatgttataaaattgaaaaactaatGAAATATTCAATTGgatatgatttaaatttttttaaaaaaaactagatttGGATATAAAATCAatccattaaaataaattcaaagagGTATAAATATGGACGATTAtgaattagttttatataactGAATTTTTTAAACATCCCTCCTACTTGCAAGGAGACTCCAATGAAGATAGAAGTCGTAGAGTACGATAGGGTGCTCTGCATCGGCAACATGATACCAAGATTGACGTGTGGCACTATATGCAAAGCGCAAAGTTGGTAGATTTCAGGGGAAGTTCACTCTCCCTCATAACGCCAATACACAAGACTTTAAGATTAAGagtattttcaattgaaatttgttAAGCGggatttttaagttatttttttagttctcacaatatttttttggttttttgtctCACATAATCATGTTATTAGtaagaaatttatatataattttacttaaataaatatttttgtattagtaagaaataattttttattaaaaatataaattttatttttaaaaaattctctttATCACATAGCTTtactctaataaaaaaaaatacaagaaacaaTCTCCTAAACCCATTTCACCATTAATCTCTCCAAGTTTCACCCTCTCGAAGTCCTTATGCTATTAGTTAGCTCTATTCACATTAATTACTGCCTCAAACTCAAACAAAACAATAGAGCAATTGTGTTACTGTTATCACTGTTATATATGCATGTGCCCTCGTGCACCAATTGTTATatttacttttcaaattttattttatttttcattatatcatttattatatttattacctTCAGGATGGAATAATGATATAAGATCATGTTACTTTTACATATTGAATATGAATCACcagtatttaattatttcatttttcataaataaaattctcTTAAGTGAACTagattcatataaaataaacaagattAGTCGTTGAGTCAACAAGAGAGATGACGACCcacaagcaatttttttttatcatatttattagtTTCCTTGACTGCATCCACATGCActctttctttgatttttttttcttgaaaatcttGTTCTATTACTCAGAGTTCATATGAAGGAGCCAGTTGCATCCTACAAAATAATTGATGTGGGCGAAAAATTCCTTGAAGATAGCGCTATCACACGATTGAGGTTGTTGCTTAATTGTAGGTTCAATTTGAATAAAGTGTTGATCGTAGAGTACTTGTCCCGATCCTTTCAATTTGAATTGTtagttttttcacttttttgctTTTGTTAAGTTTATCAGTTGTTTGTTGTCTCTACTTGTTGAACGCGTATTGAAAGGCCTGTTCACCATTCAACAAGATCAAATTTGAAGCCTATTGTCTAAATACTTCTCAAGACTCCAAGGTAAGATTGAAAATGAGAGATTTAGAAAATCATATCGAGATAAAGCAATAAAAGTTTATTGATACATTTAACGGAAAACTTTCAACTTCCCCAGTATTAAACCCTCACAAATGACATAAAGCACAACACACAGCATAAACAAATACATGGAACAACATACAGTAAAGACAGAACAGAACACACTTGTTTGGAATGAGAGACAGCAACAACCAATTAAAGATCTAGGCAGATATTTGAATTGACTTGACTTGAGGTTTCTTGTCTTCCTCCTTGGGCACAGTAACAGTTAGCACTCCATTCTCCATAGCAGCCTTGACCTGATCCATTTTGGCATTCTCGGGAAGCCTGAACCTCCTCATGAACTTCCCAGTGCTTCTTTCAACGCGGTGCCACCTATCATCTTTCTGTTCTTGTTCTTTGGTCCTCTCACCACTAATCTGCAGCACCCTCCCATCTTCAACTTCAACCTTCACTTCCTCCTTCTTCAACCCGGGAAGATCAACGTTGAACACGTGAGCCGCCGGAGTCTCCTTCCAGTCCACGCGAGTGTTGGCTATGGCACTGCTTTCCCCACCAGAGGAAGGCACGTGACCTGTGGAAAAAGGAAACCCCTCGAAAGGGTCCCATACGTCCAGAGAGAATGGGTCGAAGACGTTGCTTCGTCTACCACCGAACAAGTTTGGGATGATAGACATGGTGATTTTATTTGTCAAGTTATCTCTGATGAAGGGCTTTCTTACAATGCTAAGGAGAAACAGAGGAAGAAGCTTTTTATAGAAAACAAGACCAGTGTCTAGTATTTTCGAGGAATTCTATTAAAGATACCCATGCATGGAGACACGTACATTAATTACCTTCTATAGCTTTCTAGGGGTTTCTACTTCTATTAAAGTTGGGTTTTGTTCCCATAATTTGTTTACCATTGTTTGCTTGGTGAATCCCTAAAGAATCTAATTCAAATATattgttatgatttttaattatgagttattatattaataaaaactattagtttatataataattatgtacaagtcataaagtaattttaattaatttttttggtacaaatgtaattttaattaattaattaatagttcaaaatctttatatttataatgtattgaaattaaactaaaaaacataGAGGCCATCCCTCTCATTTGAACATTTGTGTATGATGTGGTGTTCTGTAAAACGAAGTATATGAGGTGTTGCAATAACAAATGTTTGGTTGTATTGAGTGTAGATGCCAAGTGCAGCCACGTCCAAAAACACTTTTTCATCCTTGATAATTTGTTCACTTAGCTTGGTGGGCTTTTAGAATCGTGATTTATAATCTAATCTAATAGTATATAGTTAAATGAGAAATTTTTAATTACCCCGATTCCttggttaaaattttaatttacttttttatattaagcttttaaaattttgttttctttcttattttatttccacTGGTGGCAAGAGTTAGAGCATGGATTCAGGCTCCATAATTCTACGTGGCAATCCTTATTTGTTCGTTCCGGAAGCATCTTCATCATTCTACCAGGTCCACGATGCCATCTCATGCCGAAACATTCCCCAGAACCCTCTAAACATTTcttcctctttattttttttgtttgcgaAACAAAGAGCACATTCATCGTGAACCATCGCGAACATCCCAATGACCAAAAATcctccaatatatatatataacttcccCGTTCTCTCACACTCAACAGAAAATTGAAAACCAACATAACAATGTCGTTGATTCCAAGTTTCTTCGGCACCGGGCGAAGAACCAACGTCTTCGACCCCTTCTCCCTCGACGTGTGGGACCCATTCCATGGCTTCCCCGGCACCACCGCCCTCTCCGCTCCGCGCTCCGAGACGGCGGCCTTCGCCAACACGCGTATCGACTGGAAGGAGACGGCGGAGGCGCACGTGTTCAAGGCAGACCTGCCGGGGCTGAAGAAGGAAGAGGTGAAGGTGGAGATCGAGGAGGAGGGAAGGGTGCTGCAGATAAGCGGACAGAGAACAAAGGAGAAGGAGGACAAGAACGACACGTGGCACCGCCTCGAACGCTCCAGCGGCAGCTTTCTCCGCCGCTTCCGCCTGCCGGAGAACGCGAAACTCGATCAGGTGAAGGCCGGCATGGAGAACGGAGTGCTCACTGTCACTGTTCCCAAGGTGGATGTCAAGAAGCCCGATGTCAAGCCCGTTCAGATCACTGAAGGCTAAGTTGTGTTctcaatcaatcaaaattcatgtGTCTCAATAATTGAGTTTGAGGTGTGTTGTGTGAGATATTATTACCATGTATTGTTATAGTGTGGTGAACTGTTGGTCGTGTtgtgtaactttttttaataataaagaatattgatatatgaatatttttattttaaatattctattattttttttatcatatcatacatattataatatttatattttttttctttttctatataaATGTATGCGTAGGAATGTGCTGTTATGAATTATGTAtcccaaatattttattttatactactAAAATATATGTCTTtagttttattcttttaaaatcgatgtttaaaaaaaacGATTTTATATGTGGCTTTTAGTAACAAAAGGAAATATATGCGGTGTTGCAACAGAAAAATGTCATGTCCTGTTTAGTGTTGATGCCAAGGGCAGTCACGCTCCATAGCTCGCTTTTCATCCGTAAGATGTTCACTCGGTTTTACTTGGAATCATGTTTTATAATTCCATAGTACGTACTATTAAGGTTGGACAACTTTGCCTCGTTCCTTGAATAAAAGTTTACTTTtcgtaatattttaattatgtaattttgattCATATATTAACCTATGTTAAGTTAATACACAGATCAAAATTACACAATTAAAATACCGAGGaacaaatttgagaaaataatttatgaaattaaaaaagtggAGGAACAAAATGGTAGATaactttttgtttccttttcttgGCAAGCTACGTGCCTGCTTAGTGCTTTACATGTAATTCAATTTCGAAGGTGCTAGCTGGATTGGGCTAGTCTGCATCGTAGGCCCTAAACACAGATGGACTAGGCCTAATAATGTCTTTTCAAGAACATAAACTTCATTAATTCGGTAAAAAGCCCAAGCGTTCATATTTGATTGATCAGCTACAGACATGCACCATTGAGCATTTGAGCTGGTATATCTTATTCGGTGCTAGTGAATAGTGAAGACTTAGCGTTCCCCTGCAttccaacaaaaaagaaaaaaagtgaaggaTTAGTGTTCAACATtcataaggaaagaaaaaagatcTTGTTAAATATTGGCTTAGAGGTATTacttaaagaaaatagaaagttTCTTATtctaaattcataaattaaattgcCCTTTTCCATCTTTATTCACTATTTATccaattaattgttattataaatattttttacttttaaattatttaaatattctgcaattatttttcactttaagCAATATTTACAAATtgcataatttattaataatttaatttaaacacactagtagtgtaaaaaaaattagaacataTTCATAATATAAAGATGTTTTACTTTGTTATTCAATGATAGATTACCATGTGTAAAAATAGGATTCTtaagtatttataataattacttcaaaaattatatataaaataatttctaattgattaacGGTTTCAAAATCATTATACAGAttgttcataaaaattaaaggcAATTTTTAATCTATGTATAAAACACCATaagtgaaaaaaggaaaaaaaagttgtagATATTTTTaacatcaactttttttataaaaaataaaataccaatTAAACAGTTGTAGAACATCAACTAAAAATGTTTATTCAATTGAGAAATAATCTTATCTATCAACCATGCCATACAATATTAGTTGTCCATATATATTAAATCCTAACAAAAATATCCATCCGTCTCGAATCATTCCCGGGCCATAATTCTAAACACAATTGGAACCAAGTAACCAATCCCTCGTTGCGTCTATTATCTACATCTACATCAATACATCATTGACAAAAGCTTTAATTTAGAAATCAATTGctttaattaaataactaaaaaataaagaaagagggtacaaataaaaaaaattcctcacAATTGACGAAAGCCAGAAATGtgattctctcttttttaacaGATTGGTAGCTGCAAATTATTGAATTATGTGCACGCCAGTCACTGATAAGGATCAAGTGTATGCGTTTATCATAACACAATGAATCGATGAAGAATGTGCGTGGTTGTGGgccttggaggatatgattgaTGCCAAAACATTAGCGAGCTTCATCAAAATCCATACACTCATTTagtattcatatttaatttcgTCAAAAGAAATGGACAGGTGATTAATCTTCACCTGACATCATAAGTATATATCAAGTGAGTATTTTCTTCTTAACAGAATTTATTTCATACTTAATAATCAATcaggatttaaattttaaactactttaattaagaaatattaatcattattaCTTATATGAACCGTTGTTAGTGAAGAATTCATTTAGATATAATCTGTTGTAAGCAAAATCACTTCttgttttacttaaaaaattatgtacttGTTGCTTAAAAGTGTGCGTATAGATAAAATCTACAAGCATTTGGCATAGATATTGTATtgcaattaaatattaacaggATTTTGATGTATGTTATCAAACAAATGTTGTATTGCGAACTGTCTTGTAAGTTAACAAATCCAAAAAAGCAAGTGTAAGTTACAAAGCTTGTAGATAGTATGAGCAAAAGTGTTAAAATATAGATGGACGTGATTGACCGCTAGTTATGGGCCAGAAATTAAGCAATGCAGAACCCATCCATCAAAAgccggaagagaaaaaaaaaaaaaaacaaaacaaaagtaaaaagaatatcTTCACAACACCCATGATATTATCACAGCCACTCCTAATGGCATCTATGTGACCCTCCACGTGTTGACAACCCATCTCTGCTTGCACgttactttaaattattttgcagaCTTTGCTTGGTATCTTTGTAGCAAAGACAAGTCCATAATAGTGAATGAATACGCACAAAACTTTGATCAATCAATatatatctttctttctttaaagaGAAGGGGGCTATTCCACCACCAAGAA
Proteins encoded in this window:
- the LOC114384327 gene encoding 17.3 kDa class I heat shock protein-like, with the translated sequence MSLIPSFFGTGRRTNVFDPFSLDVWDPFHGFPGTTALSAPRSETAAFANTRIDWKETAEAHVFKADLPGLKKEEVKVEIEEEGRVLQISGQRTKEKEDKNDTWHRLERSSGSFLRRFRLPENAKLDQVKAGMENGVLTVTVPKVDVKKPDVKPVQITEG
- the LOC114384485 gene encoding 18.2 kDa class I heat shock protein-like codes for the protein MSIIPNLFGGRRSNVFDPFSLDVWDPFEGFPFSTGHVPSSGGESSAIANTRVDWKETPAAHVFNVDLPGLKKEEVKVEVEDGRVLQISGERTKEQEQKDDRWHRVERSTGKFMRRFRLPENAKMDQVKAAMENGVLTVTVPKEEDKKPQVKSIQISA